One window of Deinococcus planocerae genomic DNA carries:
- the nrdR gene encoding transcriptional regulator NrdR: protein MRCPYCSAPDSKVVNSRPSDDGASIRRRRECLRCARRFTTYERAQLEPLMVVKRGGQREAFNPDKLLRGLTLATEKRPVPAELLRAFAYGFEDEVQVPEIESGEIGKRAMSFLRPLDDVAYIRFASVYRDFDSLERFIEEIRGLKDGDGK, encoded by the coding sequence GTGAGGTGCCCCTACTGCTCGGCGCCCGACTCCAAGGTGGTCAACTCGCGCCCCAGCGACGACGGGGCGAGCATCCGCCGCCGCCGCGAGTGCCTGCGCTGCGCCCGGAGATTCACCACCTACGAGCGGGCCCAGCTCGAACCCCTGATGGTCGTCAAGCGCGGCGGCCAGCGCGAAGCCTTCAACCCCGACAAGCTGCTGCGCGGCCTGACCCTCGCCACCGAGAAGCGCCCGGTGCCCGCCGAGTTGCTGCGCGCCTTTGCCTACGGTTTCGAGGACGAGGTGCAGGTTCCCGAGATTGAGAGCGGCGAGATCGGCAAGCGCGCGATGAGCTTCCTGCGTCCCCTCGACGACGTGGCCTACATCCGCTTCGCCAGCGTGTACCGCGACTTCGACAGCCTGGAGCGGTTCATCGAGGAGATTCGCGGGCTCAAGGACGGGGACGGGAAGTAG
- a CDS encoding SDR family NAD(P)-dependent oxidoreductase: MTAPPLPPGAGHVLDGQVIAVTSADQGYGRAISAALARAGASVVLVGGNSETLAAAASTLELAGGTAVPIKADVGVPLDWLSAQTRILEIFGALHGIVHLADKRAHTNFTLLSEAEWMELFNCNVKSSVGIAQIVRRRLSGTWLTIVGPHLDERGLQVYPQRGAIRGLVEHAHDEELRINLVLPGRASTGEEALDRPLADAVLALATPALLHLRGTVLEVPLPPAPRVRPPDPALLL, from the coding sequence ATGACTGCTCCCCCTCTTCCCCCTGGTGCCGGGCACGTGCTGGACGGACAGGTGATCGCCGTGACGAGTGCCGACCAGGGCTACGGGCGGGCGATCAGCGCGGCGCTGGCGCGGGCGGGGGCGAGCGTGGTGCTCGTCGGGGGCAACAGCGAGACGCTCGCTGCCGCCGCGAGCACCCTGGAACTCGCGGGCGGGACCGCCGTGCCCATCAAGGCGGACGTGGGCGTGCCCCTCGACTGGCTGAGCGCGCAGACCCGCATCCTGGAGATTTTCGGGGCGCTGCACGGCATCGTGCACCTCGCCGACAAGCGGGCGCACACCAACTTCACGCTGCTCAGCGAGGCCGAGTGGATGGAACTTTTCAACTGCAACGTGAAGAGCAGCGTCGGCATCGCGCAGATCGTCCGCCGCCGCCTCAGCGGCACGTGGCTGACCATCGTCGGCCCGCACCTCGACGAGCGCGGATTGCAGGTCTACCCCCAGCGCGGCGCGATCCGGGGCCTGGTCGAGCACGCCCACGACGAGGAATTGCGGATCAACCTCGTGCTGCCGGGGCGGGCGAGCACGGGGGAGGAGGCGCTCGACAGGCCGCTGGCCGACGCCGTGCTCGCCCTCGCCACCCCGGCCCTGCTGCACCTGCGCGGCACCGTTCTGGAGGTGCCTCTCCCTCCGGCGCCGAGGGTGCGCCCCCCCGACCCCGCCCTGCTGCTGTGA